The sequence below is a genomic window from Mytilus edulis chromosome 2, xbMytEdul2.2, whole genome shotgun sequence.
tatgagtttgaatgtccagtccctttggtatcttcaaGATATATTCATATCAAATCTATTTTGGCATAATTTTCGTCCTATGTTTTACTAATAATTTTTAACATCAAATAACTATTTATGTTGCATTGCCAATAATTTACATATTGAATGTTATTTATTCATAATGTATACTAACgtaattgttttcttttctttctgtTGATCTGGTCGAGCTCTGTTCAGTACTTTTAGAAAATCTGAACACTTTGCTCTCATCCTCGAATGGATGTAGgcctaaaaaatataaacaatcatTTAATTATGAGTTTCTTATTATTGTttctaaaatatttcataaaaaaatgtgtatCAGACCTTTTTCAAAtcataacaaaatacaaaaagaaatctATTCAAGTACAAATTTTGTTGAATATATCAACTGCAATATATTTAATGTTTGGCCATTATGAATGTTGACTAAATATACTGTATGTGAGCCACAAGCAAAAGTGTTTTTTTACCAgattacatacaacatgtacaacactAAACTTaatgtaagtacatgtatttgtaattgTATAGAGACATAAGGTCCAAATTAACAAGTTTAAAAGAAGCACCCGGTTTTGTTGTTAAAGGATAAACACTATTCTAAGTTCCATGATTTCCAATCTGTCTATAAAATGAGGAAAATAATTTACCTTAGAACACTTTATATGATAATGTAAATAATCTCGGAGTGTGTGGATTAGGTTGATCGTGTTATCACGTACAGCTGCACCAGTGTGACGAGGAAACAAAACTGAAATAACAAATCATTCATTAATCAATAAATGTTAATATGAAACCAAGAGAATCTGAGATATATTTATTCCTTatcaatttcaaacaaaatatatataaatttaaatattactaTAGTTTATGAGTAAATATGAATCATAGCTTTACATATGATAAAGACAATTGTctattttcctttttgaaatactgtctcattgacgaacaacacttatttttttttgtatgtaaaataataatttcaataaaCAAGACAAGAAACTAAAAGAAACTTGATTTCAAGTCGCTCCATATAACATGTGCATCTCTATACTTTAAGTCATTGTATTAAAACCTACCAAAAGTAATATATCCTACATTATCCCCACCACGAGCGTCTGTTCCTTTCAATTCCATTGGAGGTTCTTTGTGACTAAACAATACTTGTGGTGCTTGTTGGTAATTTCTTCTTCCTTCTTTAAATTCCTAAAATTATTAGGTGACAACATATTTTTAActttatgaaatacaaaataagttTCTAAAGAGAGTACACTAGATATCTTAAACCTCTTCACTATCATTATTAGTACAGGTTTTTGGTTAAATTATCTAAACTGCATATGATGATAGTGGAGCTGAGGACAGTGCATGTTTTAGTGTTACCTATAAAAGAGCACTTTGATGTTTTTGGAAAGCATTTGTTTTGTGTGGATCCTCATGATCCCAGTACATATAATATGTTTGTTtaattacgatttttttaaattactgataAAATGTACATCATTTTCAACAGTTTGACATATTTTAGTGTATTTTAAAAAGTTCAGAAGAGAAGTGCAAGATACCGTGCAAATTCTTTCAACTTCTGTTCAAGGAAATGATTTGTGATATAATCAGATGCAACTGTTATcaaacaaaacactataaaaaTTGATTAACTGCCACAACTCTTTTAAACTTTTGTTGTAATATCTTCAGTTATAGTTTTGTTAACTGCATTTTTCAACTACCAAAAATTTCATTTATAAGTTTTTGTAGTGACCTGTTTTCAGATTAAACTTACTGCCCTATTTTTGAGGATTTCTTGTGAATAGGTTAACCATTGAATTAAATGTCCAATGAAGAACAAATTCTATAAGTTTGTAGgcaaactttaataaaatatatgtgaaattatgtatttaaaataaataattgtgacaAACTAAACTGAAAACTAGAGTCTTTTTGACTTAATAATCTTCGTACCTGCATAAATAATTTTCCTATAACAATATCGTCATCATCTTTAAACACTGTACTAAATATAACTGTCACTCTGTCTTTCTGGGCCTCAACATACCTATAATATCATACTCAAAGATAATAAGACTCCTTGTGCCTCAACATACCTATAATTTCACATTGAAAGTTTgactaaaaacaaaatattgaaaaatgaagaaATGATTGGTGTACTAAAACATACTTTAACAAATAAGCAAAAAATCATATTCTGATAGGCCAATATAACCAATGATCTAGATTAAGCAAATAAAAATAAGcgtaattataaaaataagttaatttgtCAATGCGGTCAATGAAACTCATAGACATTCTGTATTTTTATGTAACATTGCCTATCTAGACAGCTGCATTTATGGTTTTGGTTAATTTCACTTGTCCGGGGGTCGGGCAATAGAATAATCCTTCTTGTCAAACCCTGTGGTATAGAAAACTTACATAGTTTCATCATCTCTGTACTGTATGACTGCTCTTTTGGTACCAGTAACTCCCTTTTCCTGAAACTCAAAATATTTCTCAAACACTGATGCAAAACAATTCCTTTTCAGTAAAGCTGCTTTCTTAACAATTTCTTCAAAATCATCAGGAATGGTCTCTAAATTGTACAGAAGTGAAACACTGTAACCTACAAATAAACACAATATATAGGAATATAAAAGACAACATATTTTACTTTAAGATTagtcttttaaaataaatttaacttgcATTTTTTGTCAAAACTCTGGTAATATTAAGGAAAAGCATGCAAAAATTCTGTACAGGAAAAATCT
It includes:
- the LOC139513423 gene encoding actin-related protein 2/3 complex subunit 2-like — protein: MILLEFHNRIVEETLNLRFKNAKEGNKPESIDVTVADFDGVLFHISNPENDKTKIIVSISLKFYKDLEEHGAEDLIKREYGDFMTTTEDGYSVSLLYNLETIPDDFEEIVKKAALLKRNCFASVFEKYFEFQEKGVTGTKRAVIQYRDDETMYVEAQKDRVTVIFSTVFKDDDDIVIGKLFMQEFKEGRRNYQQAPQVLFSHKEPPMELKGTDARGGDNVGYITFVLFPRHTGAAVRDNTINLIHTLRDYLHYHIKCSKAYIHSRMRAKCSDFLKVLNRARPDQQKEKKTITGKTFKMN